In one window of Synechococcus sp. M16CYN DNA:
- a CDS encoding N-acetylmuramoyl-L-alanine amidase yields MLAASSYRISWLLIATLQVLGLLPAIPAQIESALSAWVLTDQGVLQLRTSRNAQLQAFFQVADANRGIRVWIDFPGELKFPRRLVGRGAVKEIRIGQPRAGITRLVVEFRSDVELNPENLRLRGTAPDRWEMAFIGLPTRGLNEVGEGDLTGGAIAWQAPNRFKPSSTPADPSGLPTIPNNRYRVVIDPGHGGPDPGAVGIGGLRETDVVLDVSLQVAALLRARGVDVRLTRTSEIDVDLPPRVSFANRSGATAFVSIHANALSMHRPDVNGIETFFYSDSRSERLASYIQQQILNVSPGTPNRGVRRGRFFVIRRTTMPSVLVEIGFVTGAIDAPRLAQVGHRRRLALALAAGILNYLKREVQ; encoded by the coding sequence ATACTTGCAGCGTCCTCTTACCGGATCTCCTGGCTTCTGATTGCCACGCTGCAGGTTCTGGGTCTTTTGCCTGCCATACCAGCCCAAATAGAGAGTGCATTATCTGCTTGGGTTCTGACCGACCAAGGCGTGCTGCAACTTCGTACCAGTCGCAATGCCCAGCTTCAAGCATTTTTTCAGGTTGCTGATGCAAACCGCGGAATTCGAGTATGGATCGACTTTCCTGGCGAATTGAAATTTCCCCGTCGTCTAGTCGGTCGAGGCGCTGTCAAGGAGATTCGAATCGGGCAGCCTCGTGCCGGCATCACTCGGCTAGTGGTTGAGTTCCGATCTGACGTAGAATTAAATCCCGAGAATTTGCGGTTACGAGGCACTGCGCCAGATCGGTGGGAAATGGCGTTCATCGGACTGCCAACTCGTGGTCTCAATGAGGTAGGCGAAGGAGATCTGACGGGTGGCGCAATTGCTTGGCAGGCTCCCAATAGATTTAAGCCATCCTCAACGCCTGCTGACCCCTCTGGTCTTCCGACGATTCCCAACAATCGGTACCGCGTAGTGATAGATCCAGGCCACGGTGGCCCTGATCCTGGGGCCGTTGGCATCGGAGGATTGCGTGAAACTGATGTTGTGCTCGATGTGTCTTTACAGGTCGCGGCTCTGCTGCGTGCTCGCGGTGTTGATGTGAGGCTAACACGAACTAGTGAGATCGATGTGGATTTGCCACCCCGAGTCTCCTTCGCCAACCGATCAGGAGCAACTGCATTTGTCAGTATACATGCCAATGCTTTAAGTATGCACAGACCAGACGTGAATGGAATTGAGACTTTCTTCTACTCTGATTCTCGATCCGAGCGTTTGGCGTCTTACATACAACAACAAATATTGAATGTATCACCTGGCACTCCGAACCGCGGCGTACGCCGTGGCCGGTTCTTTGTGATTCGGCGAACGACTATGCCTTCAGTGTTAGTTGAAATAGGTTTCGTAACTGGTGCGATCGACGCGCCGCGTCTTGCGCAGGTTGGTCACCGTCGCCGTCTTGCATTAGCTTTGGCGGCTGGCATCCTCAATTACCTCAAGCGGGAGGTGCAATGA
- a CDS encoding carbon-nitrogen hydrolase family protein, producing the protein MKDFLAAAIQLTSGQEPELNFNAAEEQIDLAARRGAELIGLPENFAFMGDDSGRLKLAPTLSQQCSRFLVTMARRYQVALLGGGFPASIEGGTQALNRSELVDRDGQLLAQYDKIHLFDVDLPDGNTYRESATIRPGQNLPPVVEIPGLCRVGLSICYDVRFPELYRHLVASGADLLMIPAAFTAFTGKDHWDVLLKARAIENTAYVLAPAQTGVHYGRRQTHGHAMVIDPWGIVLADAGVQAGAAIAPVNTDHLGRVRNQMPSLLHRKPALF; encoded by the coding sequence GTGAAGGACTTTCTGGCCGCCGCTATCCAGCTCACGAGTGGCCAGGAACCGGAGTTAAATTTCAACGCTGCTGAAGAACAGATTGATTTGGCGGCGCGGCGCGGCGCTGAATTAATCGGTTTACCAGAGAACTTCGCCTTCATGGGTGACGACTCCGGTCGCCTGAAGCTTGCTCCAACACTGTCTCAACAGTGCAGTCGTTTTTTGGTGACGATGGCTAGGCGTTATCAAGTAGCTCTGCTGGGTGGTGGATTCCCCGCCTCCATTGAAGGAGGCACTCAAGCACTTAACCGCTCTGAGTTAGTGGATCGTGACGGTCAGTTACTAGCTCAGTATGACAAGATCCATCTTTTTGACGTTGATCTTCCCGACGGCAACACCTACCGGGAATCGGCAACGATTCGGCCTGGTCAAAATTTGCCACCGGTGGTAGAGATCCCTGGATTGTGTCGGGTGGGACTATCTATCTGCTACGACGTGCGCTTTCCCGAGCTATATCGCCACCTCGTTGCATCTGGGGCTGACCTATTAATGATTCCCGCCGCATTCACAGCATTTACGGGTAAAGACCATTGGGATGTATTACTCAAGGCTCGAGCGATTGAAAACACGGCTTATGTGCTTGCTCCAGCTCAAACTGGGGTTCATTACGGACGTCGACAGACCCACGGCCACGCAATGGTCATCGATCCTTGGGGAATAGTTTTGGCAGATGCGGGCGTTCAGGCCGGCGCTGCTATTGCCCCGGTTAATACAGACCATCTTGGCCGCGTGCGAAACCAAATGCCAAGCCTACTTCACCGCAAGCCCGCTCTTTTCTGA
- the sds gene encoding solanesyl diphosphate synthase yields the protein MTTVTELLQPVETDLETLLSDLRKLIGAGHPILQAAAEHLFSAGGKRLRPGIVLLISKALASDGELTPRHRRLAEITEMIHTASLVHDDVVDEASTRRGVDTVHSRFDARVAVLAGDFLFAQASWHLANLDDLDVVKLLSRVIMDLADGEVKQGLYRFDTSQSFDTYLEKSYCKTASLIANSSRAVGVLSGCSPQKLGLLYRFGRQLGLAFQVVDDILDFTGNDQQLGKPAASDLATGYLTAPTFYALEENPSLSCLIDREFSESGDLECALDIVRSSQAIPRTRDLAEQFADESRKSIEWMEDSLCKRALLELPDFVLSRLY from the coding sequence ATGACCACCGTCACCGAGCTGCTGCAACCGGTTGAGACCGATCTCGAGACTTTGCTCAGCGATCTGCGCAAACTGATTGGTGCAGGTCACCCAATTCTTCAGGCTGCTGCAGAGCACTTATTCAGCGCGGGTGGCAAACGTTTGCGTCCCGGCATTGTTTTGCTGATCTCCAAGGCACTAGCTAGCGACGGAGAACTCACTCCTCGTCATCGACGCTTAGCAGAGATCACAGAGATGATTCATACAGCTTCCTTGGTTCACGACGATGTCGTGGATGAAGCCTCTACCCGACGTGGAGTGGATACCGTTCACAGTCGCTTCGATGCGAGAGTAGCCGTTCTCGCTGGGGATTTCCTCTTTGCGCAGGCCAGCTGGCATTTAGCCAACCTTGACGACCTCGATGTTGTCAAATTACTTAGTCGCGTAATCATGGATCTTGCTGATGGCGAAGTGAAGCAGGGCCTCTATCGCTTCGATACATCACAAAGCTTTGATACCTACTTAGAAAAAAGTTATTGCAAAACAGCTTCATTGATCGCTAACAGTTCGAGGGCAGTAGGCGTTCTAAGTGGATGTAGTCCACAAAAGCTTGGTTTGCTCTACCGATTTGGTCGTCAACTTGGTTTAGCGTTTCAAGTAGTAGACGACATTCTGGATTTTACCGGCAACGATCAGCAACTCGGCAAACCTGCCGCTAGTGATCTAGCTACTGGTTACCTAACGGCGCCTACGTTCTACGCTTTGGAGGAAAACCCTTCTCTGAGTTGTTTAATTGATCGTGAGTTCAGTGAAAGTGGAGATTTGGAGTGTGCACTAGACATAGTGCGCTCATCTCAAGCCATCCCTCGGACCCGAGATTTGGCAGAACAATTTGCCGACGAGTCACGCAAATCGATCGAGTGGATGGAAGATTCTCTTTGCAAAAGGGCTCTGTTAGAACTTCCAGATTTTGTACTCAGCCGCTTATACTGA
- a CDS encoding 3'-5' exonuclease, which yields MADQLDLLGGLHGTTTLLEQCHVETWQQPPSSRAEAPSTLLIIDTETTGLDPESHACLEVGAILFDVGSRVVLAQQSFLLPVQTNAAEQINRIPAAVTRRPQPWKKALTWFQSLLDAADVLVAHNAAFDRQWFGRGRLPLTTQPWLCSMEDISWPADRQLRPRPSVRDLALAYGVPVWATHRALTDCIYLAEVFARCDDLEQALLQGLEPRQLMRAHVPYGQRHLAREAGFRWNDPIKGAWTRRLSNRERQNLSFAVVPVEMENGESKI from the coding sequence ATGGCTGATCAGCTCGACCTACTAGGTGGATTACACGGTACGACAACGTTACTAGAACAGTGTCATGTTGAGACTTGGCAGCAACCTCCCTCCTCGCGGGCAGAAGCACCTTCCACGCTGCTAATCATAGATACGGAAACCACTGGTTTAGATCCCGAAAGCCATGCTTGTCTGGAGGTGGGTGCAATTTTATTTGATGTTGGTTCCCGAGTTGTTCTGGCCCAACAATCGTTTTTACTGCCGGTTCAGACCAACGCAGCAGAACAGATCAATCGCATTCCAGCTGCGGTGACCCGGCGACCTCAACCTTGGAAGAAGGCACTCACTTGGTTTCAAAGCCTCTTGGATGCCGCTGATGTCTTAGTGGCGCATAACGCCGCTTTCGACCGTCAATGGTTTGGTAGAGGGAGGTTACCGCTGACGACACAACCCTGGTTGTGTTCAATGGAAGACATAAGCTGGCCGGCCGACCGGCAGCTTCGCCCTCGGCCTTCGGTACGTGATCTCGCGTTGGCCTATGGCGTGCCGGTTTGGGCCACTCATCGAGCTTTAACCGACTGTATTTACCTGGCGGAAGTATTTGCTCGTTGTGATGATCTAGAACAAGCATTATTGCAAGGACTTGAGCCGCGTCAGTTAATGCGGGCTCATGTGCCATATGGCCAACGCCACCTCGCCCGTGAAGCAGGCTTTCGCTGGAACGATCCCATTAAGGGGGCTTGGACTCGCCGTCTCAGTAATCGGGAAAGACAGAACCTCTCTTTTGCTGTTGTTCCTGTCGAGATGGAGAACGGAGAAAGCAAAATCTGA
- a CDS encoding DUF1350 family protein, whose translation MQGWRQRGSIWQLRPSWPKGLVEFIGGTYLAATPQVSYKRLLENLCEADLAIHAWTYIPGLDHQGQARDAWMAFRQSRRQLEDRSGTLLSPLRLGHSLGCKLHLLAPDGGRGDHGLVALSFNNFQADQSIPLLKEIAPRLGIKTEFSPGPQETLRLIARSYVQERNLVVSFGRDELDQSDDLLQALRQRARDSTEFLRLPGDHLTPASAGLRRNLLGAWADDPKRVSIINRLTQIICQWAS comes from the coding sequence ATGCAAGGTTGGCGTCAGCGTGGCAGTATTTGGCAACTTAGACCAAGTTGGCCTAAGGGTTTAGTGGAGTTTATTGGCGGCACTTATCTCGCGGCCACTCCGCAGGTAAGCTACAAGAGGCTACTAGAGAACCTTTGTGAGGCGGACCTTGCTATTCACGCTTGGACTTATATTCCTGGCTTAGACCATCAAGGTCAGGCCCGTGATGCTTGGATGGCCTTCCGCCAGTCTCGACGTCAGTTGGAGGACCGCAGTGGAACACTTCTCTCTCCGCTGCGATTAGGTCATAGCCTGGGGTGTAAGCTTCACCTCCTCGCCCCGGACGGGGGCCGTGGCGATCACGGGCTGGTGGCCCTCAGCTTCAACAACTTCCAAGCAGATCAGTCGATCCCCCTCCTGAAAGAAATTGCTCCGAGATTGGGGATCAAAACCGAATTCAGTCCTGGCCCACAAGAGACACTGCGACTCATCGCTCGCTCCTATGTACAGGAGCGAAATCTTGTAGTGAGTTTTGGTCGCGATGAGCTTGATCAGAGCGATGACCTACTCCAAGCACTGAGGCAACGCGCCAGGGATAGTACCGAATTCCTGCGGTTACCGGGTGATCACCTCACTCCAGCAAGCGCTGGATTACGACGGAATTTGTTGGGAGCCTGGGCGGACGACCCAAAGCGTGTTTCGATCATAAATCGACTCACCCAAATTATTTGCCAGTGGGCTAGTTGA
- the murI gene encoding glutamate racemase, whose protein sequence is MTPLLGLFDSGIGGLTVLRQVLERHGAVRCIYLGDTARVPYGNKAPSEIRLIAAEVVSWLRNQQVSTMVMACNTTNALARDVAEGQAGGPVIGLIAAAAAMVKTNRVGVLSTSATVASEAYRSSIEALHPGTIVIEQACPDFVPLIESGDLDSDYLRRVAQKYLEPLLRASVESIVLGCTHYPLLIPLLRQLLPTSVQLIDPAVGVARQLDAVLGTPKVSHGEQLHLEDCCFCVTADPEGFATRATRWLGERPFVKLEVLQSCGYGH, encoded by the coding sequence ATGACACCGCTGCTGGGTTTGTTCGATAGTGGTATCGGTGGACTTACTGTGCTTCGCCAAGTATTAGAGCGTCATGGTGCGGTGCGTTGTATCTATTTGGGGGATACGGCCCGGGTTCCGTACGGTAATAAAGCTCCCTCCGAGATCCGGCTGATCGCTGCAGAGGTGGTGTCCTGGTTGCGGAATCAGCAAGTTTCCACGATGGTAATGGCTTGCAACACCACAAACGCTTTGGCACGTGATGTGGCGGAAGGTCAAGCAGGGGGTCCGGTCATTGGGTTGATTGCTGCTGCTGCTGCCATGGTTAAAACCAATCGTGTTGGCGTTCTGTCTACTAGCGCTACCGTCGCGTCTGAAGCCTATCGCTCCAGCATTGAAGCTTTGCACCCTGGAACTATCGTTATTGAACAAGCGTGCCCCGACTTCGTGCCACTGATTGAGTCGGGTGATCTTGACAGCGACTATCTACGCCGGGTAGCACAAAAATATTTAGAGCCTCTCTTGCGAGCCTCTGTCGAGTCAATCGTGTTGGGCTGTACCCATTACCCGCTTTTGATTCCCTTGTTACGCCAATTGTTGCCTACCTCAGTCCAGCTAATTGACCCTGCAGTCGGTGTTGCGCGTCAGCTGGATGCTGTTCTTGGAACTCCAAAGGTTTCGCACGGGGAGCAACTTCATCTGGAGGATTGCTGTTTCTGCGTCACGGCTGATCCCGAAGGTTTTGCAACGCGAGCAACCCGTTGGCTTGGGGAACGTCCTTTCGTAAAGCTGGAGGTGCTGCAATCCTGCGGTTATGGCCACTAG
- a CDS encoding ABC transporter ATP-binding protein yields the protein MAALRLDLIGRYLRPHRKTVAIGAVALVLVNFLRVTIPLEVRSVVNELQHGPSYVSILQQASWIIVLTTTMAVIRLISRQLVFGVGRQVEVDLRQRLFEHMLRQEPTWVQTTGSGEVISRATSDVENIRRLLGFAILSLTNTLLAYAMTLPAMLAIDPGLTLAAVGLYPLMFGTVRLFGGRMMRQQCAQQKELSSLSNLIQEDLSGIGAIKIYGQEDSEQDAFSGRNRRYRDSAIRLARTRSTLFPLLEGISSISLLLLLAIGSGQLGSQTLTIGSLVALIIYVEQLIFPTALLGFTMNTFQTGQVSLERVEELLQREPSIQDKVITTPITVNNSRPRGKLEARGLEVRYNGAERNALNGLNFSIEAGELVAVVGAVGCGKTTLARAFGRMVPVGQGQLFLDGTDITNLALQDLRHEVAIVPQEGFLFTNTLADNIRYGEPGADRSQVETAAEQAHLANDVKGFSNGYDTVVGERGITLSGGQRQRAALGRALLVTAPVLVLDDALASVDNKTAAAILGSIRTQDRRTIVMISHQLSAAAACDRIFVMENGQIVQKGHHDQLIQTPGAYRRLWERQQAAQEIDAMAI from the coding sequence ATGGCCGCCCTCCGTCTCGATCTGATCGGCCGTTACCTGCGGCCTCATCGTAAAACGGTGGCAATCGGAGCCGTTGCACTTGTGCTCGTCAATTTCCTCAGAGTGACAATCCCACTTGAGGTGCGCAGCGTCGTAAATGAGCTGCAGCACGGGCCCTCGTACGTAAGCATCCTGCAGCAAGCGAGCTGGATCATCGTTCTCACCACTACGATGGCTGTGATCCGACTCATCTCTCGTCAGCTGGTTTTTGGTGTTGGCAGACAGGTGGAAGTCGACCTACGCCAGCGCCTATTCGAACACATGCTGCGGCAGGAACCAACATGGGTTCAAACTACAGGCAGCGGTGAAGTGATCAGCCGTGCCACTAGTGATGTAGAAAACATTCGCCGTCTACTGGGATTTGCCATTCTCAGTCTCACCAACACACTCCTTGCCTATGCCATGACTCTGCCAGCAATGCTGGCAATTGATCCTGGTCTGACATTGGCAGCTGTCGGTCTTTATCCACTCATGTTTGGAACTGTGCGACTGTTCGGCGGCCGGATGATGCGTCAGCAATGTGCGCAACAAAAAGAACTCTCGAGTCTGAGCAACCTGATTCAGGAAGACCTTTCGGGTATCGGTGCCATCAAAATCTATGGGCAAGAGGATTCAGAACAAGATGCGTTTTCGGGTCGCAATCGACGCTACCGAGATAGCGCCATTCGCCTAGCTCGTACCCGTAGCACGCTGTTTCCTCTTTTGGAAGGAATTTCTTCGATTTCGCTATTGTTGCTTCTTGCCATTGGAAGCGGCCAACTCGGGTCACAAACCTTGACCATAGGGAGTCTAGTAGCCCTGATTATCTATGTAGAGCAACTGATTTTTCCAACCGCACTACTGGGATTCACAATGAATACCTTTCAAACAGGACAAGTGAGCCTGGAAAGAGTTGAAGAATTGCTCCAGCGTGAACCCTCCATTCAAGACAAGGTAATTACTACACCCATCACCGTAAATAACAGTCGGCCACGCGGCAAACTTGAGGCCCGCGGCCTTGAAGTTCGCTACAACGGCGCGGAGCGTAATGCTTTAAACGGGTTGAATTTCAGCATCGAAGCCGGCGAGTTGGTAGCCGTAGTGGGTGCTGTAGGGTGTGGGAAGACAACGCTGGCCCGGGCTTTTGGCCGCATGGTCCCCGTGGGCCAAGGTCAGCTCTTCCTTGATGGCACTGACATCACTAATTTAGCTCTGCAGGACTTGCGGCATGAGGTTGCGATCGTTCCTCAAGAAGGCTTTCTGTTCACTAACACCCTTGCGGACAATATACGTTATGGGGAACCGGGAGCTGACAGGAGCCAGGTGGAAACTGCCGCTGAGCAAGCTCACTTGGCTAACGATGTTAAAGGCTTTTCCAATGGCTATGATACGGTCGTGGGGGAGCGTGGCATCACGCTAAGTGGTGGGCAACGCCAGCGTGCAGCTCTGGGACGTGCTCTTTTGGTTACCGCTCCGGTGTTAGTGCTGGACGATGCTTTGGCCAGCGTTGACAATAAGACCGCTGCAGCCATCCTCGGTTCCATCCGCACTCAGGATAGACGAACAATCGTGATGATCAGCCATCAACTGTCGGCAGCAGCTGCCTGCGATCGGATTTTCGTCATGGAGAACGGTCAAATCGTTCAAAAAGGCCACCATGACCAGCTGATTCAGACACCCGGAGCCTATCGCCGTCTATGGGAACGGCAACAGGCCGCTCAAGAAATCGATGCAATGGCCATCTGA
- the pstS gene encoding phosphate ABC transporter substrate-binding protein PstS: MVVAHRVLIHASLVACCLGPLACSNEQASRRLNGAGATFPAKFYQSLFADLVQSGGLQVNYQAVGSGSGRRAFIDQTVDFAASDDPMKAIDRDSVDRGVVQIPMVGGTIAIAYNKPDCNLKLTQKQVVQIAMGRIKNWQNLGCNPGILTWVHRSDGSGTTKAFTDSMQVFSAEWTLGSGKSVKWSTGVGAKGNAGVAGVIENLEGAIGYVNQSFIKGRLVAAAVQNKSGEFVKPSTESGSITLNTIQLDQNLAGKNPNPVAKGAYPIATLTWVLAYQTGNGDKKAEIQDLLTYMLSKSSQKKAASLGFVPLKGEILKKSQAAVRKIVS; this comes from the coding sequence ATGGTTGTTGCCCATAGGGTTCTTATTCACGCATCACTGGTTGCCTGTTGTTTAGGTCCTTTAGCTTGCAGCAATGAGCAAGCATCACGACGATTGAATGGAGCTGGTGCAACGTTTCCAGCAAAGTTTTATCAAAGTTTGTTTGCTGACTTAGTCCAATCCGGAGGCTTGCAGGTTAACTACCAAGCGGTGGGTTCTGGATCAGGACGCAGGGCATTTATAGATCAAACCGTTGATTTCGCTGCCTCGGATGATCCGATGAAAGCGATTGATCGAGACAGTGTAGACCGTGGGGTTGTTCAGATTCCAATGGTGGGGGGAACAATCGCGATCGCCTATAACAAACCGGATTGTAATCTCAAACTCACTCAAAAGCAGGTTGTACAAATAGCAATGGGCAGAATTAAGAATTGGCAAAACTTAGGCTGTAATCCTGGAATCCTGACCTGGGTGCACCGTTCCGATGGGTCTGGTACTACCAAAGCTTTTACCGACTCAATGCAAGTTTTTTCCGCAGAATGGACCCTGGGTAGTGGAAAATCTGTTAAATGGTCTACGGGCGTGGGCGCAAAAGGAAATGCTGGCGTAGCCGGGGTGATCGAAAACCTTGAGGGCGCTATTGGTTACGTAAATCAGTCTTTCATTAAAGGACGCCTGGTAGCTGCTGCAGTGCAGAACAAATCAGGTGAGTTTGTTAAGCCGTCTACGGAGTCTGGATCAATCACACTGAATACTATTCAGCTCGATCAGAATCTGGCTGGCAAAAATCCCAATCCAGTGGCAAAGGGAGCGTATCCCATCGCCACCTTAACCTGGGTATTGGCTTACCAAACGGGTAACGGAGATAAAAAAGCGGAGATTCAGGATCTTTTGACTTATATGTTGTCTAAAAGTTCTCAAAAGAAAGCTGCTTCCCTCGGCTTTGTCCCCTTAAAAGGAGAAATTCTCAAAAAATCCCAAGCTGCCGTGAGAAAGATTGTCAGCTAG
- a CDS encoding HAD family phosphatase, which produces MTQLPTACLFDLDGLLLDTESIHSTGWSKAAAHFGTELNEAQLLKLKGRRRIDCAGQVDSWLPTPVGIDALLAVQQPIVRVLLPEASAMPMAEDLVRHCCDHNIKTALVTSSSREAVNFKTAHHPWIEFIQERIYGDDPNLMAGKPDPSPYLLAAQRLKVEPSNCWALEDSAAGTASALAAGCRVWVLSPERNKNRLPLSNNPCRVQSLKIVLNQLLSISG; this is translated from the coding sequence ATGACGCAACTCCCGACTGCTTGCCTGTTTGATTTAGATGGGCTTCTGCTCGATACCGAGTCTATTCACAGCACTGGCTGGAGTAAGGCTGCCGCTCATTTCGGAACAGAGCTGAATGAAGCGCAACTATTAAAGCTCAAGGGCCGACGTCGCATCGATTGTGCTGGTCAGGTGGACTCTTGGCTTCCCACCCCTGTAGGAATCGATGCTCTTCTGGCGGTGCAACAACCGATTGTTCGGGTTCTGCTACCCGAGGCTTCGGCCATGCCCATGGCCGAAGATTTAGTTAGACACTGCTGTGATCACAACATCAAGACTGCTCTGGTTACTAGCAGTAGCCGTGAGGCAGTGAATTTCAAAACGGCCCATCACCCATGGATTGAATTCATTCAGGAGCGGATCTACGGTGATGATCCGAACCTAATGGCGGGTAAACCCGATCCATCGCCCTACTTGCTTGCAGCGCAGCGATTGAAAGTTGAGCCATCCAATTGTTGGGCTCTCGAAGATTCGGCAGCTGGAACGGCTTCGGCCCTTGCAGCAGGATGCCGGGTGTGGGTGTTATCGCCGGAGAGAAACAAAAATCGCCTACCCTTATCTAATAATCCTTGCCGCGTTCAAAGTTTAAAAATCGTTCTCAACCAGCTCCTCAGTATAAGCGGCTGA
- a CDS encoding 2-phosphosulfolactate phosphatase family protein — protein sequence MQIFYFHTPAEMPQSLHPSAAAVIDVLRATTTIAWALHNGAEAVQAFADLNDLHTAAAAWPKSSRLLIGERGGEKLEGFDLGNSPVAVVPQIVAGKRLFMSTTNGTRALNRVRDVPLLLTSSLPNREAVVQRLHQHKPETLAIVGSGWEGSYSLEDSLAAGALVYRLVELDSTLNVLTNDEAKAALALWQQWMHDPESCLRAATHGQRLIRLGNHDADFRCCANIDRLSTVPTQGEPGVLKSA from the coding sequence ATGCAGATCTTTTATTTCCACACGCCTGCTGAGATGCCGCAGAGTCTACACCCCAGCGCAGCTGCGGTGATCGATGTTCTGCGCGCTACTACCACCATTGCCTGGGCCCTGCACAACGGTGCTGAGGCCGTGCAGGCATTTGCCGACTTGAACGATCTCCATACTGCTGCTGCTGCCTGGCCCAAATCCTCGCGTTTACTCATTGGAGAGAGGGGTGGTGAAAAATTAGAGGGGTTTGATCTGGGTAATTCGCCAGTGGCTGTTGTTCCTCAGATCGTCGCTGGGAAAAGGTTGTTCATGAGTACCACAAACGGGACTCGTGCATTGAATCGCGTTCGCGACGTACCGTTACTGCTCACGTCATCATTGCCAAACCGTGAGGCAGTAGTCCAGCGTTTGCACCAGCACAAACCAGAAACCCTCGCTATTGTTGGCAGCGGCTGGGAAGGTTCTTATTCCCTTGAAGATTCATTGGCGGCGGGAGCTTTGGTTTACCGACTTGTAGAGCTCGACTCAACTTTAAACGTCTTAACAAACGATGAGGCCAAGGCTGCTTTAGCTCTTTGGCAGCAATGGATGCATGATCCTGAATCTTGTCTTCGCGCTGCTACACATGGGCAACGCCTTATTCGCCTCGGAAATCACGATGCCGACTTTCGCTGCTGCGCCAATATTGACCGGTTGAGCACGGTTCCTACACAGGGTGAACCTGGTGTGCTCAAGTCTGCATAG
- a CDS encoding peroxiredoxin, with the protein MRFGIGDHLPNFSLGDQNGNQQSTSSLQGHWLVLFFYPKDETPGCTAEVCSFRDNKDVFKGLNAKIWGVSGDDAISHRRFADRHKVPFPLLCDRNNSLRRQMGVAKGLGFLLPGRVTYVVDPTLVIRHIFSNLLDGPAHVREAERVLKALQL; encoded by the coding sequence ATGAGGTTTGGAATCGGCGATCATCTACCAAACTTCAGTCTTGGAGACCAAAACGGAAACCAACAGTCAACGTCTTCATTACAAGGTCATTGGCTTGTGCTGTTCTTTTATCCCAAAGACGAAACTCCAGGCTGCACCGCCGAAGTCTGTAGCTTCAGGGACAATAAAGACGTGTTTAAAGGGCTTAATGCTAAGATTTGGGGGGTGAGTGGCGACGACGCGATTAGTCATCGTCGCTTTGCTGATCGCCATAAGGTGCCGTTTCCACTGCTTTGCGATCGCAACAACAGTTTGCGTCGGCAAATGGGGGTAGCCAAGGGACTTGGTTTTTTGCTGCCAGGGCGTGTTACGTACGTAGTTGATCCAACATTAGTGATTCGCCACATTTTCAGTAACTTATTAGATGGTCCTGCCCACGTTCGCGAGGCCGAGCGTGTTCTCAAGGCCCTACAGCTCTGA
- the msrA gene encoding peptide-methionine (S)-S-oxide reductase MsrA: MFPSWMSPRNSVKHPIAANHAVLGTPLQALLIDDQEEAVFACGCFWGAEKGFWRLPGVVTTAVGYAGGDVDNPSYNQVCSGRTGHTEVVRVVWDSSIIDFSDLLKLFWECHDPTQGNRQGNDTGSQYRSAIYTSSERQFLLANASRDAYQNELELQGFGLITTEIRMSQLFFLAEDYHQQYLAKPNSRPYCSAMPTRVLLEDFPGADYKMPKKVWRHYDWNVKHCVLRGDNSPIRLN, encoded by the coding sequence ATGTTTCCTTCTTGGATGTCACCTCGCAACAGTGTTAAACATCCCATCGCTGCAAATCATGCAGTACTGGGGACGCCCCTGCAGGCACTCTTGATAGATGACCAAGAGGAGGCAGTTTTTGCCTGCGGCTGTTTTTGGGGAGCTGAAAAAGGTTTTTGGCGGTTACCCGGTGTCGTCACCACAGCAGTGGGTTATGCCGGAGGAGATGTTGACAATCCTTCATATAACCAAGTGTGTTCCGGGCGCACTGGACACACTGAAGTCGTCCGTGTGGTCTGGGACTCTTCCATAATCGATTTCAGTGATCTGCTAAAGCTATTTTGGGAATGTCATGATCCAACCCAGGGCAACCGCCAAGGCAACGACACCGGTAGCCAATATCGTTCTGCTATCTACACCTCAAGTGAGCGCCAATTTCTTCTGGCCAATGCCAGCCGAGATGCTTACCAGAACGAACTCGAGCTTCAGGGGTTTGGCCTAATCACCACCGAGATCCGTATGAGTCAGCTATTCTTCCTCGCGGAGGACTACCACCAGCAATATCTCGCCAAACCTAATAGTCGCCCTTACTGCTCGGCCATGCCAACACGAGTATTGCTCGAAGACTTTCCTGGTGCAGACTATAAGATGCCGAAAAAGGTTTGGAGACACTACGATTGGAACGTTAAGCACTGCGTCCTCCGTGGCGACAATAGCCCGATTCGCCTGAATTAA